A window of Candidatus Angelobacter sp. genomic DNA:
AAATGTTACAACGACCGGTGTCCACGGCTGCCCTCAGCCAGACTTCGGATGCGGCCGCGTGTTTGGCGATATTGTTCAACGCTTCTTTGACGGTCAGAAACAGATTGTGCCGCTCTTCGGTCGTCAGTGGAAAGGGCGGCAATTCCGCAGGGAGATCAAGGCGGCAGCGAACACCCGCCGGGCGCAGGAACTCCTGCGCGTAATTGCTGAGGTAACCAACGAGGCTGGAAAGAGTGTCATGTTTGGGATTGATTGCCCAAACGATTTCATCCATCGCGCGGAAGACTGCGCGTGTAGTGGCAAGAATCTTTCGGATGTGTTCCCCGGCGCGCTCGGTGTTCGTGAGATCACGGTTTGTAAGCTCGCTTAACAGCGCGATTTGAGTCAGGCTTGATCCCAGATCATCGTGCATTTCACTCGCGATTCGCGCGCGCTCTTTTTCGAGCGCGTGCCGCCGCTCCAGACGTTCAATTTTCCGGACCACGCGCAGCCGCACCCAGTGCATGCCGTAACCGACGATGATGACCCCGAGACCACACATCACATAAAACAGCCCGGTCTGGTAAAAATGAGGCGGCAGATAAAACGCGATGG
This region includes:
- a CDS encoding triple tyrosine motif-containing protein; translated protein: SLVAPEKVRFRYRLDGFDKDWVPAENRRVAYYTNLRSGHYTFRVIACNNHGVWNFQGDTIAFYLPPHFYQTGLFYVMCGLGVIIVGYGMHWVRLRVVRKIERLERRHALEKERARIASEMHDDLGSSLTQIALLSELTNRDLTNTERAGEHIRKILATTRAVFRAMDEIVWAINPKHDTLSSLVGYLSNYAQEFLRPAGVRCRLDLPAELPPFPLTTEERHNLFLTVKEALNNIAKHAAASEVWLRAAVDTGRCNISIEDNGRGFLVASGRPDGNGLRNMKNRLAAIGGEFRLDSRPGGGTKLELFVPLKRPLEK